A section of the Papio anubis isolate 15944 chromosome 2, Panubis1.0, whole genome shotgun sequence genome encodes:
- the LOC101018759 gene encoding RNA-binding motif protein, X chromosome-like, protein MVEADRPGKLFIGGLNTETNEKALEAVFGKYGRIVEVLLMKDQKINKSRGFAFVTFESPADAKDAARDMNGKSLDGKAIKVEQATKPSFESGRRGLPPPPRSRGPPRGLRDGRGGSGGTRGPPSRGGHMDDGGYSMNFNMSSSRGPLPVKRGPPPRSGGPPPKRSAPSGPVCSSSGMGGRAPVSHGRDSYGGPPRREPLPSRRDVYLSPRDDGYSTKDSYSSRDYPSSRDTRDYAPPPRDYTYRDYGHSSSRDDYPSRGYSDRDGYGRDRDYSDHPSGGSYRDSYESYGNSRSAPPTRGPPPSYGGSSRYDDYSSSRDGYGGSRDSYSSSRSDLYSSGRDRVGRQDRGLPPSMERGYPPPRDSYSSSSRGAPRGGGHGGSRSDRGGGRSRY, encoded by the coding sequence atggttgaagCAGATCGCCCAGGAAAGCTCTTCATTGGTGGGCTTAATACGGAAACAAATGAGAAAGCTCTTGAAGCAGTATTTGGCAAATATGGACGAATAGTGGAAGTACTCTTGATGAAAGaccagaaaatcaacaaatcaaGAGGATTTGCTTTTGTCACCTTTGAAAGCCCAGCAGACGCTAAGGATGCAGCCAGAGACATGAATGGAAAGTCATTAGATGGAAAAGCCATCAAAGTGGAACAAGCCACCAAACCATCATTTGAAAGTGGTAGACGTGGACTGCCTCCACCTCCAAGAAGTAGAGGCCCTCCAAGAGGTCTTAGAGATggaagaggaggaagtggaggaacCAGGGGACCTCCCTCACGGGGAGGACACATGGATGACGGTGGATATTCCATGAATTTTAACATGAGTTCTTCCAGGGGACCACTCCCAGTAAAAAGAGGACCACCACCAAGAAGTGGGGGTCCTCCTCCCAAGAGATCTGCACCTTCAGGACCAGTTTGCAGTAGCAGTGGAATGGGAGGGAGAGCTCCTGTATCACATGGAAGAGATAGTTACGGAGGTCCACCTCGAAGGGAGCCACTGCCCTCTCGTAGAGATGTTTATTTGTCCCCAAGAGATGATGGGTATTCTACTAAAGACAGCTATTCAAGCAGAGATTACCCAAGTTCTCGTGATACTAGAGATTATGCACCACCACCACGAGATTATACTTACCGTGATTATGGTCATTCCAGCTCACGTGATGACTATCCATCAAGAGGCTATAGCGATAGAGATGGATATGGTCGTGATCGTGACTATTCAGATCATCCAAGTGGAGGTTCCTACAGAGATTCATATGAGAGTTATGGTAACTCACGTAGTGCTCCACCTACACGAGGGCCCCCGCCATCTTATGGTGGAAGCAGTCGCTATGATGATTACAGCAGCTCACGTGACGGATATGGTGGAAGTCGAGACAGTTACTCAAGCAGCCGAAGTGATCTCTACTCAAGTGGTCGTGATCGGGTTGGCAGACAAGACAGAGGGCTTCCCCCTTCTATGGAAAGGGGGTACCCTCCTCCACGTGATTCCTACAGCAGTTCAAGCCGCGGAGCACCAAGAGGTGGTGGCCATGGAGGAAGCCGATCTGATAGAGGGGGAGGCAGAAGCAGAtactag